A section of the Drosophila subobscura isolate 14011-0131.10 chromosome A, UCBerk_Dsub_1.0, whole genome shotgun sequence genome encodes:
- the LOC117903409 gene encoding high affinity copper uptake protein 1 isoform X1 encodes MDHAHHSAPSVDHSMHHDHAGMHHDHSGMDSSISPIGTTTTTTDPTVRDIHAGHHHGGGGGGTGTGMEHMMSMAFHFGYNETILFSWWHIDTVAGLIGSMIAIFLLALLYEGLKYYREYLFWKTYNLLEYRPVTGPQRNPEAPRLPSPAAAAPSPVQYVGEVVHKQPPSMLSVNHLYQTLLHILQVTLSFLLMLIFMTYNVWLCLMVVLGAAVGYFLFCWKKSVIVDVTEHCH; translated from the exons aTGGACCACGCCCATCACAGTGCGCCCAGTGTTG ATCATTCCATGCACCACGACCATGCTGGCATGCACCACGACCACAGTGGGATggacagcagcatcagccccATTGgtaccaccaccaccacgacgGATCCCACGGTGCGCGACATACACGCTGGACACCAtcatggcggcggcggtggcggcacgGGCACTGGCATGGAGCACATGATGTCCATGGCG TTCCACTTTGGGTACAACGAGACGATCCTCTTCTCCTGGTGGCACATTGATACGGTGGCCGGTCTGATTGGTTCGATGATTGCCATCTTCCTGCTGGCCCTGCTCTACGAGGGACTAAAGTACTACCGCGAGTATCTGTTCTGGAAGACATACAACCTGCTCGAGTACCGCCCGGTGACGGGTCCACAGCGCAATCCAGAGGCACCGCGCCTGCCCTCGCCAGCGGCGGCTGCCCCATCACCAGTGCA ATACGTTGGCGAAGTTGTGCACAAGCAACC ACCCTCGATGCTCTCGGTGAATCATTTGTACCAGACGCTGCTTCACATACTGCAGGTGACGCTCTCCTTCCTGCTCATGCTGATCTTCATGACATACAACGTCTGGCTCTGCCTGATGGTGGTGCTGGGCGCGGCAGTGGGCTACTTCCTCTTCTGCTGGAAGAAGTCCGTCATCGTGGATGTGACCGAGCACTGTCACTAG
- the LOC117903409 gene encoding high affinity copper uptake protein 1 isoform X2: MDHAHHSAPSVDHSMHHDHAGMHHDHSGMDSSISPIGTTTTTTDPTVRDIHAGHHHGGGGGGTGTGMEHMMSMAFHFGYNETILFSWWHIDTVAGLIGSMIAIFLLALLYEGLKYYREYLFWKTYNLLEYRPVTGPQRNPEAPRLPSPAAAAPSPVQPSMLSVNHLYQTLLHILQVTLSFLLMLIFMTYNVWLCLMVVLGAAVGYFLFCWKKSVIVDVTEHCH; this comes from the exons aTGGACCACGCCCATCACAGTGCGCCCAGTGTTG ATCATTCCATGCACCACGACCATGCTGGCATGCACCACGACCACAGTGGGATggacagcagcatcagccccATTGgtaccaccaccaccacgacgGATCCCACGGTGCGCGACATACACGCTGGACACCAtcatggcggcggcggtggcggcacgGGCACTGGCATGGAGCACATGATGTCCATGGCG TTCCACTTTGGGTACAACGAGACGATCCTCTTCTCCTGGTGGCACATTGATACGGTGGCCGGTCTGATTGGTTCGATGATTGCCATCTTCCTGCTGGCCCTGCTCTACGAGGGACTAAAGTACTACCGCGAGTATCTGTTCTGGAAGACATACAACCTGCTCGAGTACCGCCCGGTGACGGGTCCACAGCGCAATCCAGAGGCACCGCGCCTGCCCTCGCCAGCGGCGGCTGCCCCATCACCAGTGCA ACCCTCGATGCTCTCGGTGAATCATTTGTACCAGACGCTGCTTCACATACTGCAGGTGACGCTCTCCTTCCTGCTCATGCTGATCTTCATGACATACAACGTCTGGCTCTGCCTGATGGTGGTGCTGGGCGCGGCAGTGGGCTACTTCCTCTTCTGCTGGAAGAAGTCCGTCATCGTGGATGTGACCGAGCACTGTCACTAG